A genomic stretch from Arthrobacter sp. KBS0702 includes:
- the dxs gene encoding 1-deoxy-D-xylulose-5-phosphate synthase, translating into MGILETIRSPQDLSKLSEAQLEQLAAEVREFLIGNVSQTGGHLGPNLGVVELTIAVHRIFDSPRDSIVFDTGHQSYVHKLLTGRQDFSTLRQQGGLSGYPDRGESEHDIVESSHASSSLSWADGISRARRLTGDGDRYVIAVVGDGALTGGMAWEAINNIAADKKRRVVIVVNDNGRSYAPTVGGVADYLASLRPTIDSLRAAPAYEGALDWWKKRLQSGGPVGQFTYKSLHAMKKGIKDWWAPQGMFEDLGMKYIGPVDGHNLQAMEHALSTAKNYAGPVIVHAMTEKGHGYAPARAHEADQFHAVGIIDPETGEPTEAGGAKSWTSVFADEIAAIADERKDIVGITGAMLIPVGLHKFAARHPDRVFDVGIAEQHALTSAAGMAFGGLHPVVAVYATFLNRAFDQLLMDVALHKAGVTVVLDRAGVTGPDGASHHGMWDMAMVQIVPGLHLAAPRDASRLREELREAVAVEDAPTVIRYSKGTVGAEVEALERLSDGVDVLARRPAGSSENDVLIVSVGAMSELALDVSNRLGAQGISSTVVDPRWVLPVPKSVIALASHHRLVICIEDGVRAGGVGSRIRQEMRAAGVDTALNEVGLPVEFLDHGSRSQVLERVGLTAQQITHDVVAQVLGTKVPFARPLPGQAHPSTGSLPIL; encoded by the coding sequence TTGGGAATCTTGGAGACCATCCGGAGTCCGCAGGACCTGAGCAAATTGTCCGAGGCGCAGCTGGAACAGCTGGCAGCCGAGGTCAGGGAGTTCCTGATCGGCAACGTTTCCCAGACGGGAGGCCACCTCGGGCCGAACCTCGGCGTCGTTGAACTCACCATTGCGGTGCACCGGATCTTCGATTCCCCCCGCGACAGCATCGTCTTTGACACCGGCCACCAGTCCTATGTGCATAAGCTCCTCACCGGCCGCCAGGACTTCAGCACGCTCCGCCAGCAGGGCGGCCTCTCCGGTTATCCGGACCGCGGCGAATCCGAGCACGACATTGTCGAAAGCTCCCATGCCTCCTCCTCGCTGTCCTGGGCCGACGGCATCTCCCGCGCCCGCCGGCTGACCGGCGACGGCGACCGGTACGTCATTGCCGTCGTCGGCGACGGCGCCCTGACCGGCGGCATGGCCTGGGAGGCCATCAACAACATCGCCGCGGACAAGAAGCGCCGCGTGGTGATCGTCGTCAACGACAACGGCCGCTCCTACGCCCCGACCGTCGGCGGCGTCGCCGACTACCTCGCCTCGCTGCGCCCCACGATCGACTCGCTCCGCGCCGCGCCCGCCTACGAAGGCGCCCTCGACTGGTGGAAGAAGCGGCTGCAGAGCGGCGGCCCCGTCGGCCAGTTCACCTACAAGAGCCTGCATGCCATGAAGAAGGGCATCAAGGACTGGTGGGCGCCGCAAGGCATGTTCGAGGACCTCGGCATGAAGTACATCGGCCCGGTGGACGGCCACAACCTCCAGGCCATGGAGCACGCGCTGTCCACGGCCAAGAACTACGCCGGGCCCGTGATCGTCCACGCCATGACCGAAAAGGGCCACGGCTACGCGCCGGCCCGAGCCCATGAGGCGGACCAGTTCCACGCCGTCGGGATCATCGACCCGGAAACCGGCGAGCCCACCGAAGCCGGCGGCGCGAAGTCCTGGACTTCCGTGTTCGCCGATGAGATCGCCGCCATCGCCGATGAACGCAAGGACATCGTCGGCATCACCGGGGCCATGCTGATCCCGGTGGGGCTGCACAAGTTCGCCGCGCGCCACCCGGACCGGGTGTTCGACGTCGGCATCGCCGAACAGCACGCCCTCACCTCCGCGGCCGGCATGGCCTTCGGCGGACTGCACCCGGTGGTGGCCGTCTATGCGACCTTCCTGAACCGCGCCTTCGACCAGTTGCTGATGGACGTGGCGCTGCACAAGGCCGGCGTCACCGTGGTGCTGGACCGGGCCGGCGTCACCGGGCCCGACGGCGCCAGCCACCACGGCATGTGGGACATGGCAATGGTGCAGATCGTTCCCGGCCTGCACCTGGCAGCGCCCCGCGACGCGTCCCGGCTGCGCGAGGAACTGCGCGAGGCGGTCGCCGTCGAAGACGCACCCACCGTCATCCGCTACTCCAAAGGCACAGTCGGCGCCGAAGTGGAAGCACTCGAACGGCTCAGCGACGGTGTCGACGTGCTGGCGCGCCGGCCTGCCGGGTCGAGCGAAAACGACGTCCTGATCGTCAGCGTCGGCGCCATGTCCGAACTCGCCCTTGACGTCTCCAACCGCCTGGGCGCCCAAGGCATCAGCTCCACGGTGGTGGACCCGCGCTGGGTCCTGCCGGTCCCCAAGTCCGTCATCGCCCTCGCCTCGCACCACCGACTCGTGATCTGCATCGAGGACGGCGTCCGGGCCGGCGGCGTGGGCTCCCGGATCCGCCAGGAAATGCGTGCCGCCGGAGTGGACACCGCGCTGAACGAGGTAGGCCTTCCAGTGGAGTTCCTGGACCACGGGAGCCGCAGCCAGGTGCTCGAGCGCGTGGGACTCACCGCCCAGCAGATCACCCACGACGTCGTCGCCCAGGTCCTCGGGACCAAGGTGCCGTTCGCCCGGCCGCTGCCCGGCCAGGCGCACCCCAGCACCGGCAGCCTGCCGATCCTGTGA
- a CDS encoding aldo/keto reductase, which yields MTEYRRVGNSGLTVSVVGLGCNNLGRANTATESQEGTDAVVHAALDAGITFFDVADAYGREPGLSETMLGNALGSRRGDAVIGTKFGMDMRGTNGNDFGARGSRRYIIEAAEASLRRLGTDWIDLYQFHTPDPLTPIDETLAALDELVTSGKVRYIGHSNRAGWQIAEAEFVARARGGARFISSQNHYNLLDRRAELEVTPAAEAYGLGVLPYFPLANGLLTGKYSEGQAPEGSRLSHTRTNLVHDADWKQLGAFSAFAAERDLTEIQVAFSWLAAQPSVSSVIAGATRPEQVRQNAAAVAWVPDAQELAELDAIFPRTPKVALF from the coding sequence ATGACTGAATACCGCCGCGTAGGAAATTCCGGACTGACCGTCTCCGTCGTGGGCTTGGGCTGCAACAACCTGGGCCGGGCCAACACCGCCACCGAGTCGCAGGAGGGGACCGACGCCGTCGTGCATGCGGCCCTGGACGCCGGCATTACCTTCTTCGACGTCGCCGACGCCTACGGCCGGGAGCCCGGGCTCAGCGAAACCATGCTGGGCAACGCACTCGGGTCCCGCCGCGGCGACGCCGTGATCGGCACCAAGTTCGGCATGGACATGCGCGGGACCAACGGCAACGACTTCGGCGCCCGGGGATCCCGCCGCTACATCATCGAGGCGGCCGAGGCGTCCCTGCGGCGGCTCGGAACCGACTGGATCGACCTGTACCAGTTCCACACCCCGGACCCGCTGACCCCCATCGACGAGACCCTTGCGGCGCTCGATGAGCTCGTGACCAGCGGAAAGGTCCGCTACATCGGCCATTCCAACCGGGCCGGCTGGCAGATCGCCGAGGCCGAATTTGTTGCCCGCGCCCGCGGCGGAGCCCGGTTCATCTCCAGCCAGAACCACTACAACCTGCTGGACCGCCGCGCCGAACTGGAAGTCACCCCTGCAGCCGAAGCCTACGGCCTGGGCGTGCTGCCCTACTTCCCGCTCGCCAACGGCCTGCTCACCGGCAAGTACTCCGAGGGCCAGGCGCCGGAAGGTTCGCGCCTGAGCCACACCCGCACCAACCTCGTCCACGACGCCGACTGGAAACAGCTGGGCGCGTTCTCCGCCTTCGCCGCCGAGCGGGACCTGACCGAGATCCAGGTGGCCTTCTCCTGGCTCGCCGCCCAGCCCTCCGTCAGCAGCGTCATCGCGGGCGCGACCCGGCCCGAACAAGTCCGGCAGAACGCCGCCGCCGTCGCCTGGGTCCCGGACGCCCAGGAGCTCGCCGAACTCGATGCGATCTTCCCGCGCACGCCAAAGGTCGCACTGTTCTGA
- a CDS encoding nucleoside hydrolase, with protein MDVDTGIDDALAIVYLLSRPEVHLQAITCTAGNVGARQVALNSLSLLELCGRQGIEVAIGAEVPLEIPLVTTEETHGPQGIGYAELPAPAQPISQRHAVDVWVEEARAHPGEITGLITGPLTNFALALRREPELPRLLKGLVIMGGSFYYQGNTTPTAEWNTSVDPHAAKEVFAAYRGLPEDKLPLVCALESTERIEMLPEHLRRLGEAAGAAEPELVLPDQPEGQRSTSSSPLVACLSDAIRFYMEFHRLYDQGYVAHMHDAFAACAAVGRTPFSTRAATVDVETDSPLLAGTTVADFRGLWGLPPNARIVADNDPGQCFDELISSVGALARSLASR; from the coding sequence ATGGATGTCGATACCGGCATCGACGACGCCCTGGCCATCGTCTACCTGCTGTCCAGGCCCGAGGTCCACCTGCAGGCGATCACCTGTACCGCCGGCAACGTCGGCGCACGCCAGGTGGCCCTGAACAGCCTGTCACTGCTGGAGCTGTGCGGGCGGCAGGGGATCGAAGTCGCTATCGGCGCCGAGGTCCCGCTGGAAATCCCGCTCGTCACCACCGAAGAGACCCACGGGCCGCAGGGGATCGGCTACGCCGAACTGCCCGCCCCCGCCCAGCCGATCTCGCAGCGCCACGCCGTCGACGTCTGGGTGGAGGAGGCCCGGGCGCACCCGGGGGAGATCACCGGGCTGATCACCGGACCGCTGACCAACTTCGCCCTCGCCCTGCGCCGCGAACCGGAGCTGCCGCGGCTGCTCAAAGGCCTCGTCATCATGGGCGGCAGCTTCTACTACCAGGGCAACACCACGCCGACGGCGGAATGGAACACCTCGGTGGATCCGCACGCCGCCAAGGAAGTCTTCGCCGCCTACCGCGGGCTGCCGGAGGACAAACTGCCGTTGGTCTGCGCCCTCGAATCGACCGAACGGATCGAGATGCTGCCGGAACACCTGCGCCGGCTCGGCGAGGCCGCCGGCGCCGCCGAACCCGAGCTGGTGCTCCCGGACCAACCCGAGGGGCAGCGCAGCACCTCCAGCAGCCCGCTGGTCGCCTGCCTGTCCGACGCGATCCGCTTCTACATGGAGTTCCACCGGCTCTACGACCAGGGCTACGTGGCCCACATGCACGATGCGTTCGCCGCCTGCGCCGCCGTCGGACGCACACCCTTCAGCACCCGGGCGGCGACGGTCGACGTCGAGACCGACTCTCCGCTGCTGGCCGGCACCACCGTGGCCGACTTCCGGGGACTCTGGGGGCTCCCGCCGAACGCCAGGATCGTCGCGGACAACGATCCCGGCCAGTGCTTCGACGAGCTGATTTCCTCGGTGGGCGCGCTGGCCCGGTCGCTGGCCTCACGGTAG
- a CDS encoding ECF transporter S component has translation MSQQPLTLPDAGSRNGAARAPRRRRLLEIAGAAAIAATYVFLVLTQPVELADGLASFSALVALGGFLLGAALLLVAVLPVLPTSTLVLMPVAIVLNVVLGQLMGSTGLPFYLDAIGTVLIAVLAGPAAGAATGVLGSIVWSFFNPTVLPFAAGAALIGFLAGLAARGGLFRRFYLAPVAGFVTGILAGVVSAPIAAFVYGGTAGLGTGAVVSAFRAMGDTLLAAITKQALISDPMDKAIVFTIAALLAYALPRRTTFQFAFVRRFRVLAGKAPAAPVA, from the coding sequence ATGTCACAGCAGCCCCTGACCCTCCCCGACGCAGGCTCCCGGAACGGAGCCGCACGGGCCCCGCGCCGCCGTCGGCTGCTCGAAATCGCGGGCGCCGCGGCCATCGCCGCCACCTATGTCTTCCTCGTCCTGACCCAGCCGGTGGAGCTCGCCGACGGCCTGGCCAGCTTCTCCGCGCTCGTCGCCCTTGGCGGTTTCCTGCTCGGCGCGGCGCTGCTGCTGGTCGCCGTGTTGCCCGTGCTGCCCACGTCCACCCTGGTCCTGATGCCGGTGGCGATCGTGCTCAACGTGGTTCTCGGCCAGCTGATGGGCAGCACCGGACTGCCGTTCTACCTTGACGCGATCGGCACGGTCCTGATCGCCGTCCTGGCCGGCCCGGCCGCCGGCGCCGCCACCGGGGTGCTCGGCAGCATCGTATGGTCCTTTTTCAACCCCACGGTGCTTCCCTTCGCCGCCGGCGCGGCCCTGATCGGCTTCCTCGCCGGGCTCGCCGCCCGCGGCGGCCTGTTCCGCCGCTTCTACCTCGCGCCCGTGGCCGGCTTCGTCACCGGGATCCTGGCCGGCGTTGTCTCCGCCCCGATTGCGGCGTTCGTCTATGGCGGAACCGCGGGCCTGGGCACCGGAGCCGTCGTCAGCGCCTTCCGCGCCATGGGCGACACCCTGCTGGCCGCCATCACCAAGCAGGCCCTCATCTCGGACCCGATGGACAAGGCCATCGTCTTCACGATCGCCGCCCTGCTGGCGTACGCCCTGCCGCGACGCACCACGTTCCAGTTCGCCTTCGTCCGCCGCTTCCGGGTGCTCGCAGGCAAGGCCCCGGCGGCACCCGTCGCCTAG
- a CDS encoding energy-coupling factor transporter transmembrane component T: protein MRLHPLTALTAAGCAAVTTTAAGSWPLSLTVVLAAVLLAVRAGVGPRVLASAAVILAPLCLSLLVLHGLFFPEGHTVLAKWGPARVTTEGLGFALELASRTAASVLVLLLFSFTVSVPDLLTALAVRRIPPQFSFVLASTLTLVPAMAGRLEKIRQAQEARGLVVRRGLLPRLAAARLQAVPLVLGLLEDAGVRAQALDARGFGAPGPRTSYRQLQDPPGQRMFRAAALLLTAAAVVLRLVTAWPAAIPA, encoded by the coding sequence ATGCGCCTGCACCCGCTGACGGCCCTGACCGCGGCCGGCTGCGCCGCGGTCACCACGACGGCGGCGGGCAGCTGGCCGCTGTCCCTCACGGTGGTGTTGGCGGCCGTGCTGCTCGCCGTGCGTGCGGGCGTGGGGCCCCGGGTGCTGGCGTCCGCCGCGGTCATCCTGGCGCCGCTGTGCCTGTCCCTGCTGGTACTGCACGGACTCTTCTTCCCGGAAGGCCACACGGTGCTGGCAAAGTGGGGTCCGGCCCGGGTGACCACCGAGGGGCTTGGCTTCGCCTTGGAGCTGGCCTCGCGGACGGCCGCGTCGGTCCTGGTGCTCCTGCTGTTCTCCTTCACCGTCAGCGTCCCGGATCTCCTGACCGCCCTGGCCGTTCGGCGGATCCCCCCGCAGTTCAGCTTTGTGCTCGCCTCCACGCTCACCCTGGTCCCCGCCATGGCCGGCCGGCTGGAGAAGATCCGGCAGGCCCAGGAGGCGCGCGGGCTGGTGGTGCGGCGCGGGCTGCTGCCCCGGCTGGCCGCGGCCAGGCTCCAGGCGGTGCCGCTGGTCCTGGGCCTCCTGGAAGACGCGGGGGTCCGGGCGCAGGCGCTCGACGCGCGCGGTTTCGGCGCGCCGGGCCCGCGGACCAGCTACCGGCAGCTGCAGGACCCGCCCGGGCAGCGAATGTTCCGTGCCGCGGCGCTCCTGCTGACCGCTGCCGCCGTGGTGCTGCGGCTCGTCACCGCCTGGCCGGCGGCGATCCCCGCATGA
- a CDS encoding ABC transporter ATP-binding protein: protein MSASGRATSSPPAAAARIVSFSFHGDAGEALRDIRLSVQPGSLTAVLGGSGSGKTTLGKVLAGWLRAGHSGILRGSLALGADVLEFNGASGDPRIDPAAWSGRVGYVPQDAGAMLSSVRSTVAEELAFGLENRAVPRLEMLRRVARSAELTGLSGLMERNPAELSGGELRRLAVACAVIAEPEVLVLDEPLASLDAAGGRQLRTLVDGLLAAGTAVVLLSQAVDALARSAGNWLVLDGGTATAEGAPAELAGGPHLRDAGVVVAAMAAAPPQALPAAPAAAAAPVLELRGIGFGYGPAGVLRNLDLTVRPGEIVAVTGPNGSGKSTLLRHFNGLLRPDAGDVRVQGQSIDGIPTGRIAASVGLLFQQPRDQLFERTALREVGFGLPRLVGAGAAAGRAREALAAVGLSDAAGEHPAELPSSRQRLLALATVLARRPAVLALDEPTVGLDRHGLEHLADAVAAAAARGAGVVMVTHDLDYARASAHRVLALDGGTLRETWRRGSA from the coding sequence ATGAGCGCCTCCGGACGCGCCACCTCCTCGCCGCCGGCAGCCGCCGCGCGGATCGTCAGCTTCAGCTTCCACGGCGACGCGGGGGAGGCCCTGCGCGACATACGGCTGTCCGTGCAGCCGGGTTCCCTGACCGCCGTGCTGGGAGGTTCCGGCAGCGGCAAGACCACCCTCGGCAAGGTACTCGCCGGCTGGCTCCGGGCCGGCCACTCCGGGATCCTGCGCGGGAGCCTGGCCCTCGGCGCGGATGTCCTGGAGTTCAACGGCGCCAGCGGAGACCCCCGGATCGACCCGGCCGCCTGGTCCGGCCGGGTAGGCTACGTGCCGCAGGACGCCGGTGCCATGCTCTCCTCGGTGCGCTCCACGGTCGCCGAGGAACTGGCCTTCGGCCTCGAGAACCGGGCCGTCCCGCGCCTGGAGATGCTCCGGCGCGTGGCGCGGAGCGCGGAACTGACCGGCCTGTCCGGTCTCATGGAGCGGAACCCGGCGGAGCTTTCCGGCGGCGAGCTGCGCCGGCTGGCGGTGGCCTGCGCTGTCATTGCCGAGCCGGAGGTGTTGGTCCTGGACGAGCCGCTGGCCTCCCTCGATGCGGCCGGCGGCCGCCAGCTCCGGACGCTGGTGGACGGGCTGCTTGCCGCCGGCACCGCCGTCGTGCTGTTGAGCCAGGCAGTGGACGCCCTGGCCCGCAGCGCCGGGAACTGGCTCGTGCTGGACGGCGGCACGGCGACGGCGGAAGGCGCGCCGGCCGAGCTGGCGGGCGGCCCCCACCTGCGCGACGCCGGGGTTGTGGTGGCGGCCATGGCCGCCGCACCCCCGCAGGCGCTGCCCGCCGCCCCGGCAGCGGCTGCGGCGCCGGTCCTTGAACTGCGGGGGATCGGCTTCGGCTACGGCCCCGCCGGCGTGCTGCGGAACCTGGACCTCACCGTCCGCCCGGGGGAAATCGTCGCCGTCACCGGCCCCAACGGCAGCGGAAAATCCACGCTGCTGCGCCACTTCAACGGGCTGCTCCGGCCCGACGCCGGCGATGTGCGCGTCCAGGGACAAAGCATCGACGGGATCCCGACCGGCCGCATCGCCGCCTCGGTCGGCCTGCTGTTCCAGCAGCCGCGCGACCAGCTCTTTGAACGGACGGCGCTGCGGGAGGTCGGCTTCGGCCTGCCCCGCCTGGTCGGCGCCGGAGCCGCGGCCGGACGGGCGCGCGAGGCGCTGGCCGCCGTCGGACTCTCCGACGCCGCGGGGGAGCACCCCGCCGAACTCCCGTCCTCCCGGCAGCGGCTGCTGGCCCTGGCCACCGTGCTGGCCCGCAGGCCGGCCGTCCTGGCCCTGGATGAGCCCACCGTGGGACTGGACCGGCACGGCCTCGAACACCTCGCCGACGCCGTGGCCGCGGCGGCGGCGCGGGGCGCCGGCGTCGTGATGGTCACCCACGACCTGGACTACGCCCGGGCCAGCGCCCACCGCGTCCTCGCGCTCGACGGCGGCACCCTGCGGGAGACGTGGCGGCGCGGCAGCGCCTGA
- a CDS encoding efflux RND transporter periplasmic adaptor subunit, protein MTSKTLVINSALGAVILALGAGTYLSVTAAGSTSQAASVRTVAVSKAGISSVATASGNVTSATTTVVNAQNCTGAIISVNAALGQQVTAGQQLLTIDPTNAQNALKTAEAQLASVSAQANQQEVSAAGQVTSANQNLVNAQQSASLDASQQAAAVAAAQKAVDTDTAAVTAAQAQPVPNPKPANWTDPVTAAQNQLAKDQQVLTQAQNQASTTQLKDKQQLATASTALGNAQNSAASAGGTNITSAQVAVETAQANLASCNVNAPAAGTVTAVNATVGALAGSAGSSGATGGGSAATGSATSGSSAGTAASGSSGGATAAAGLVTISDTTHLQVVAGFSEADVATMKPEQTAQFVFPALGQQANAAPVTGKVVSIAQTSSTTNGVVTYPVTVSIANPPASLRLGQSANITVTTAVADNALLVPSLAVTTSGDRQSVNVLRNGTTTPTRVTTGITANGRTQILTGLSEGDQIELPAISSTLDSGTGTTQQGNGFGGAGFGGGNRGGGTRSGGQ, encoded by the coding sequence ATGACCTCAAAAACCCTTGTCATCAACTCTGCCCTGGGCGCGGTGATTCTCGCGCTCGGAGCGGGTACCTACCTGTCTGTCACGGCGGCCGGTTCCACGTCCCAGGCAGCCTCGGTGCGGACGGTAGCGGTGAGCAAGGCCGGCATCTCCTCGGTGGCCACAGCGTCCGGCAACGTCACCTCCGCGACCACCACTGTGGTCAACGCGCAGAACTGCACCGGCGCCATCATTTCGGTCAACGCAGCGCTGGGCCAGCAAGTGACGGCCGGCCAGCAACTGCTGACCATCGATCCCACCAACGCCCAGAATGCGCTCAAGACTGCCGAGGCGCAGCTGGCCTCGGTCAGCGCCCAGGCGAACCAGCAGGAGGTGAGCGCCGCCGGCCAGGTCACTTCCGCCAACCAGAACCTGGTCAACGCCCAGCAGTCCGCCAGCCTGGACGCATCGCAGCAGGCTGCCGCGGTGGCGGCAGCCCAGAAAGCGGTGGACACGGACACCGCCGCGGTCACCGCCGCACAGGCCCAGCCCGTGCCCAACCCCAAACCGGCCAACTGGACGGACCCGGTCACCGCGGCGCAGAACCAGCTCGCCAAGGACCAGCAGGTCCTCACCCAGGCGCAGAACCAGGCGTCCACGACGCAGCTCAAGGACAAGCAACAGCTCGCGACCGCATCAACGGCCCTCGGCAACGCCCAGAACTCGGCCGCCTCAGCCGGCGGCACGAACATCACCAGCGCCCAGGTGGCGGTGGAGACCGCCCAGGCCAACCTTGCCTCCTGCAACGTCAACGCGCCGGCGGCAGGCACCGTGACGGCGGTCAATGCGACCGTCGGTGCGCTGGCCGGATCCGCGGGGTCCTCGGGCGCAACGGGAGGCGGTTCAGCGGCAACGGGCTCCGCTACCTCGGGTTCCTCCGCGGGCACGGCGGCTTCGGGTTCCTCCGGAGGCGCCACGGCCGCCGCTGGCCTGGTCACCATCAGTGACACCACCCACCTTCAGGTGGTGGCCGGCTTCTCCGAAGCCGATGTCGCCACCATGAAGCCCGAGCAGACCGCGCAGTTCGTTTTCCCGGCCCTGGGCCAGCAAGCCAACGCCGCTCCGGTGACGGGCAAGGTCGTGTCGATTGCGCAGACGTCCAGCACCACCAACGGCGTCGTGACGTATCCGGTGACCGTATCAATCGCCAACCCGCCGGCCAGCCTGCGCCTGGGCCAAAGTGCGAACATCACCGTCACTACCGCGGTGGCGGATAACGCGCTGCTGGTTCCGAGCCTGGCCGTGACCACGAGCGGGGACCGCCAAAGCGTCAACGTCCTCCGGAACGGAACCACGACCCCCACCCGGGTCACGACCGGAATTACCGCCAACGGCAGGACCCAGATCCTGACCGGGCTCTCCGAGGGGGACCAGATTGAACTTCCGGCGATCTCCAGCACCCTGGACAGCGGCACCGGGACAACGCAGCAGGGCAACGGCTTCGGTGGCGCCGGCTTCGGCGGCGGCAACCGTGGCGGCGGCACCCGCAGCGGGGGGCAGTAG
- a CDS encoding ABC transporter ATP-binding protein, with protein sequence MAAVIELTGVTKVYGKGEAEVRALDGVGITIERGDFVAIIGASGSGKSTMMNIIGCLDAPTSGSYFLDGIRTAELDEYQQAQIRNRKIGFVFQNFNLISRTKAVDNVAMPLAYAGIGRQVRQTRALAMLDAVGLSSRADHKPSQLSGGQQQRVAIARALVTNPVLLLADEPTGALDSRSSDEILDLFERLHEAGRTIVMITHEADVAERAGRVIRMQDGRIVSDTRQRPLRGRALAGVQ encoded by the coding sequence GTGGCGGCGGTCATCGAACTGACCGGGGTCACCAAGGTCTACGGCAAGGGCGAAGCGGAGGTGCGCGCCCTGGACGGGGTCGGCATCACCATCGAACGCGGCGACTTCGTAGCCATCATTGGAGCCTCCGGCTCCGGCAAATCCACGATGATGAACATCATCGGCTGCCTGGATGCTCCGACGTCGGGGAGCTACTTCCTGGACGGCATCCGCACCGCCGAACTGGACGAATACCAGCAGGCGCAGATCCGCAACCGGAAGATCGGCTTCGTGTTCCAGAACTTCAACCTGATCTCCCGCACCAAGGCAGTGGACAACGTCGCCATGCCGCTGGCCTACGCCGGGATCGGCCGCCAGGTGCGGCAGACCCGTGCGCTGGCGATGCTGGATGCCGTCGGCCTCTCCAGCCGCGCTGACCACAAACCCTCCCAGCTCTCCGGCGGCCAGCAGCAGCGCGTTGCGATCGCGCGGGCACTGGTCACCAACCCGGTCCTGCTGCTCGCCGACGAACCGACCGGCGCCCTGGATTCGCGGTCCTCCGACGAAATCCTGGATCTGTTCGAGCGGCTGCACGAGGCGGGCCGGACCATCGTGATGATCACCCACGAGGCGGACGTGGCGGAACGTGCCGGCCGGGTGATCCGCATGCAGGACGGCCGGATCGTGTCCGACACCCGCCAGCGTCCGTTGCGCGGCCGGGCCCTGGCGGGTGTGCAGTGA
- a CDS encoding ABC transporter permease: protein MSLLESARFALAGVAANKMRSVLTTLGILIGIAAVIVLLAVGAGTSNAIKAQIGKLGTNVLTVSRSTAVGGRAGAGTQVSGSRTRSTNLTLEDEKALTDPVLAPDVARTAPIVQAQGVTGTYNNATHSVASFLGTTAPYFEISNSTLAAGALFTDADQQAANPVAVIGNTVASDLVGPVTAAAVGQTIQLNGQNFTVSGVLSAKGSSGLNDPDDIVVVPLSTAQSKFTGYAPTLASITVQASSADVMNQAQNELQMILDARHGVDASNRDYQVRNQAQILTTATNTTQTLTILLGAVAAISLLVGGIGVMNIMLVTVTERTREIGIRKAIGASRGSIVAQFLIESLIISVIGGIAGIVIGFAGSAFPVLGVQPEVQGWTVWLSLAVSAVIGLVFGVYPANKAAKLRPIDALRYE, encoded by the coding sequence GTGAGCCTTCTGGAGTCCGCGCGCTTCGCTCTCGCCGGCGTCGCGGCCAACAAAATGCGTTCCGTGCTGACCACGCTGGGGATCCTGATCGGCATCGCCGCCGTGATCGTCCTGCTCGCCGTGGGCGCCGGCACAAGCAACGCCATCAAGGCCCAGATCGGCAAGCTGGGAACGAACGTGTTGACGGTCAGCCGCTCCACCGCGGTGGGCGGCAGGGCCGGAGCCGGAACCCAGGTCAGCGGCAGCCGGACCCGCAGCACCAACCTCACCCTGGAGGACGAAAAAGCCCTCACCGACCCGGTGTTGGCCCCCGACGTCGCCCGGACGGCGCCGATCGTGCAGGCGCAGGGAGTCACCGGAACATACAACAACGCCACGCACTCCGTCGCCAGCTTCCTCGGAACCACCGCGCCCTATTTTGAGATCAGCAACAGCACCCTGGCGGCGGGCGCCCTCTTCACCGACGCGGACCAGCAGGCCGCCAACCCGGTCGCGGTGATTGGCAACACGGTCGCGTCCGACCTCGTCGGTCCCGTCACCGCCGCCGCCGTCGGGCAGACCATCCAGCTGAACGGCCAGAACTTCACCGTGAGCGGCGTGCTCAGCGCGAAAGGTTCCTCCGGGCTGAACGACCCGGATGACATCGTGGTGGTGCCGCTTTCGACGGCGCAAAGCAAATTCACCGGGTACGCGCCGACGCTGGCATCCATCACGGTCCAGGCGTCGTCCGCTGACGTCATGAACCAGGCGCAGAACGAACTGCAGATGATCCTCGACGCCCGCCACGGCGTGGACGCCAGCAACCGGGACTACCAGGTGCGGAACCAGGCGCAGATCCTGACCACCGCCACCAACACCACGCAGACCCTCACCATCCTCCTCGGGGCCGTGGCGGCCATCAGCCTCCTGGTGGGCGGGATCGGCGTCATGAACATCATGCTGGTCACGGTCACCGAACGCACCCGGGAAATCGGCATCCGCAAGGCCATCGGCGCCTCCCGCGGCAGTATCGTCGCGCAGTTCCTGATCGAATCCCTGATCATCTCGGTGATCGGTGGCATCGCCGGGATCGTGATCGGTTTCGCCGGCAGCGCCTTCCCGGTCCTCGGCGTCCAGCCCGAGGTCCAGGGCTGGACAGTGTGGCTCTCCCTGGCCGTTTCCGCCGTCATCGGCCTCGTCTTCGGGGTCTACCCCGCCAACAAGGCCGCAAAGCTGCGGCCCATCGACGCCCTCCGCTACGAATAG